The Coffea eugenioides isolate CCC68of chromosome 8, Ceug_1.0, whole genome shotgun sequence genome has a segment encoding these proteins:
- the LOC113779272 gene encoding protein unc-13 homolog, which translates to MASLFSRERTFGHSRRDSHSSSTPTTTITMPSTAAAATAASSASSRFSTAAATTTTLSLSSLPSPFGDLTSTLSSSDLRETAFEVFVAACRTSTGKPLAYISNNNTSSPTSTAAVNGHVNNHHASSSPISNSSSPSLQRSLTSTAASKMKKALGLRSSSSLKKGEGSPGSGSGSGGKGKKPVTVGELMRVQMRVSESVDSRIRRALLRVSAGQVGRRIESMVLPLELLQQFKSSDFTGPHEYDAWQKRNLRLLEAGLLLHPQIPLDNKSNAAAQRLRQIIQGALDRPIETGRNNEPLQVLRSAVMALAGRSSDGILDSCHWADGFPLNLRLYEVLLEACFDINDETSIIEEVDEVMELIKKTWGILGLNQMLHNLCFTWVLFNRYVATGQVANDLLYAADNQLAEVAKDAKTTKDPSYAKILSSTLTAMLGWAEKRLLAYHDTFDSGNIDSMQSIVSLGVSSAKILVEDISNEYRRRRKNEVDVVRSRIDTYIRSSLRTAFAQRMEKADSSRRALRNQPNPLPVLAILAKDVGELASNEKEVFSPILKSWHPFAAGVAVATLHACYGNELKQFISGITELTPDAVQVLRAADKLEKDLVQIAVEDSVDSDDGGKAIIREMAPYEAEGAIAKMVKDWIKARIDRLKEWVDRNLQQEVWNPQANQEGYAPSAVEVLRIIDETLDAFFQLPIPMHPALLPDLMMGLDRCLQYYATKAKSGCGSRNMYLPTMPALTRCTMGAKFQGVFKKKEKPVHTQKRNSQVATMNGDDLFGIPQLCVRINTLQRLRVDLEIVEKRIITLLRNSESAHAEDFSNGLVKKFELTPAACVEGIQHICEAVAYRIVFRDLGHVLWDGLYAGEPASSRIEPFLQELEQKLTVIADTIHERVRTRIVADIMRASFDGFLLVLLAGGPTRAFSKQDFQIIEDDFKSLKDLFWANGDGLPTDVINKFSTTVRDVLPLFRTDTESLIERFRRLTLEAYGSSAKSRLPLPPTSGQWNPTEPNTLLRVLCHRNDEAASRFLKKTYNLPKKL; encoded by the exons ATGGCTTCTCTTTTTAGTAGGGAGAGGACTTTTGGCCACTCCAGAAGAGATTCCCATTCCTCTTCCACCCCCACCACCACCATCACAATGCCCTCCACCGCCGCCGCCGCCACTGCTGCCTCCTCCGCTAGCTCCCGTTTTTCCACCGCTGCTGCTACAACAACGACCTTGTCTCTCTCTTCCCTGCCCTCTCCATTCGGGGACCTCACTTCAACTCTCTCCTCCTCGGACCTCCGGGAAACCGCCTTCGAGGTCTTTGTCGCTGCTTGTCGGACTTCCACCGGAAAGCCACTTGCTTACATTTCCAATAACAACACAAGCAGTCCTACGAGTACTGCTGCGGTTAATGGGCATGTTAATAATCATCATGCGAGTTCCTCTCCGATTTCGAACTCGAGTTCGCCGTCTTTGCAGAGATCGCTGACGTCGACGGCGGCGTCCAAGATGAAGAAGGCATTGGGGTTGAGATCCAGCTCTAGTTTGAAGAAAGGGGAGGGTAGTCCGGGTTCGGGTTCGGGCTCGGGTGGAAAGGGGAAGAAGCCGGTGACTGTTGGGGAGCTAATGAGGGTTCAAATGAGGGTTTCGGAGAGTGTGGATTCGAGAATTCGTAGGGCTTTGCTTAGAGTTTCTGCTGGACAG GTTGGCAGAAGAATCGAGTCAATGGTTCTTCCTCTAGAGCTGTTACAGCAGTTCAAGTCATCAGATTTTACTGGTCCACATGAATATGATGCGTGGCAGAAAAGAAACTTGAGGCTTCTTGAGGCTGGGCTTCTTTTACATCCTCAGATTCCTCTTGATAACAAGTCCAATGCTGCTGCACAGCGGCTGAGGCAAATTATTCAAGGGGCCTTGGATAGGCCAATAGAAACCGGCAGAAACAATGAGCCGCTGCAAGTTTTGCGCAGTGCCGTCATGGCTTTAGCAGGCAGATCATCTGATGGAATCCTGGATTCATGCCACTGGGCTGATGGTTTTCCATTGAATCTCAGACTTTACGAAGTGCTTCTTGAAGCCTGCTTTGACATTAATGATGAAACATCTATCATCGAGGAAGTTGATGAGGTTATGGAACTCATAAAGAAAACATGGGGTATTCTTGGATTAAATCAAATGCTCCATAATCTTTGCTTTACTTGGGTTTTGTTCAACCGATATGTAGCAACTGGACAAGTCGCAAATGATTTGCTATATGCTGCTGATAATCAGCTTGCTGAGGTAGCAAAAGAtgcaaaaacaacaaaagatcCATCATATGCAAAGATCTTGAGTTCTACTTTAACCGCTATGCTTGGTTGGGCTGAGAAAAGGCTTCTTGCTTATCATGACACCTTTGATAGTGGAAATATTGATTCCATGCAAAGCATTGTTTCTCTAGGCGTATCCTCAGCTAAAATCTTGGTTGAAGATATATCTAATGAATACCGCCGCCGGAGGAAGAATGAAGTTGATGTTGTCCGCAGCAGGATTGACACTTATATCAGATCTTCGCTTCGCACTGCTTTTGCTCAG AGAATGGAGAAGGCAGATTCAAGCAGGAGGGCATTGAGAAATCAACCAAATCCTCTTCCAGTCCTTGCCATTCTTGCTAAAGATGTTGGCGAACTAGCTAGTAATGAAAAGGAGGTCTTTAGTCCTATCCTGAAGAGTTGGCATCCTTTTGCTGCAGGTGTTGCTGTTGCCACCCTTCATGCTTGCTATGGAAATGAGCTGAAGCAATTTATTTCAGGTATAACAGAGTTGACACCAGATGCTGTTCAGGTATTGAGAGCTGCAGATAAGTTGGAAAAAGATCTTGTCCAGATTGCCGTTGAAGATTCAGTGGACAGTGATGATGGTGGAAAGGCGATTATTCGTGAAATGGCGCCTTATGAAGCTGAAGGTGCAATAGCCAAGATGGTGAAAGATTGGATTAAGGCAAGAATAGACAGGTTAAAGGAATGGGTTGACAGAAATCTGCAACAAGAG GTATGGAATCCCCAAGCTAATCAAGAAGGATATGCCCCATCTGCTGTTGAGGTCTTACGAATAATTGATGAAACATTGGATGCATTCTTTCAGCTGCCAATACCAATGCATCCAGCACTCCTTCCTGACTTGATGATGGGCCTTGACAGATGCCTTCAATACTATGCAACAAAGGCAAAATCTGGCTGTG GATCAAGGAACATGTATCTCCCAACTATGCCAGCTTTGACAAGATGCACAATGGGGGCAAAATTTCAGGGGGTGTTTAAGAAGAAAGAGAAGCCAGTTCATACCCAGAAAAGGAACTCACAGGTTGCTACGATGAATGGGGATGACTTATTTGGGATACCACAACTTTGTGTGCGTATCAATACTTTACAGAGGCTGAGGGTAGATTTGGAAATTGTGGAAAAGAGAATTATTACCCTCCTCCGAAACTCTGAATCGGCTCATGCAGAAGACTTTTCAAATGGATTGGTCAAAAAGTTTGAGCTTACGCCAGCTGCTTGTGTTGAGGGGATTCAACATATTTGCGAGGCAGTGGCCTATAGAATCGTTTTCCGCGATCTTGGTCATGTCCTATGGGATGGTTTGTATGCTGGGGAGCCTGCTTCATCCAGAATTGAGCCTTTCCTTCAGGAGCTTGAGCAGAAACTGACAGTCATAGCTGACACTATTCATGAAAGGGTTCGTACGCGTATTGTTGCCGACATAATGAGAGCATCTTTTGATGGTTTCCTGTTGGTTTTGCTGGCTGGAGGACCTACCCGTGCTTTCTCCAAGCAGGACTTCCAGATAATTGAGGATGATTTCAAGTCCCTCAAAGATTTATTCTGGGCCAATGGTGATGGATTACCAACTGATGTAATAAACAAGTTTTCTACCACTGTAAGGGATGTCCTTCCTCTTTTCCGAACGGACACAGAAAGCCTGATTGAGCGTTTCAGACGGTTGACTCTGGAAGCATATGGTTCCTCGGCAAAATCTAGGCTTCCACTGCCACCAACATCTGGCCAGTGGAATCCAACTGAACCAAACACGCTTTTGCGTGTTTTGTGTCATCGGAATGATGAAGCAGCATCAAGATTCCTTAAGAAGACTTATAACTTGCCCAAAAAACTGTAG